A window from Herbaspirillum sp. meg3 encodes these proteins:
- a CDS encoding CocE/NonD family hydrolase, with the protein MQSLNHLSRSPAGEMTVLRDIMVLMRDGVQLATDVYLPAGAAATDTFPVILERTPYGKNQPSRAERNAINETPLARAEVAAYFVVQGYAVVYQDCRGRYQSGGSFVKYTSDSDDGYDTCAWILTQAWCNGCIGTKGLSYAAHTQAALGSLGAPGVVAMFLDSGGFSNAFQGGIRQGGAFELKQATWAWRQALESRELQEDPERFAALSSIDLDDWFTRTTEWKPGNSPLSSVPEYEAYMFEQWRHGEFDDYWMQPGLYAEGYYPQFCNAAMVHMSSWFDPYPRTATTNYTGLIKAGKGPVRLILGPWTHGNRSITYAGDVDFGAAATLDGQLARDYLSLRLQWFDRWLKNDATVPDPLPPVSLFVMGGGSGKKNAAGRLDHGGRWRSEQQWPLPDAQAQVWYLRREGALSTTAPGPVSKESDAFLAYRYDPLNPVPTIGGAVTSGEPLMFGGAFDQCEGPGVFGATLPYYPLAMRADVLVFQTPVLTQDVEVTGDISVKLWISSDCLDTDFTFKLIDVYPPSADYPNGYAMNLSHGILRARYRNSWEAPALMIPGAVYEINIDGFPTSNLFQKGHRIRLDISSSNFPHFDCNPNTGEPEGAATHTRVATNRIYLDATRPSQIVLPVIPARKPTA; encoded by the coding sequence ATGCAATCTCTGAATCATCTTTCGCGTTCTCCGGCAGGAGAAATGACCGTGCTGCGAGACATCATGGTCTTGATGCGCGACGGCGTGCAGCTCGCCACCGATGTCTACCTGCCTGCGGGCGCTGCAGCCACTGACACGTTTCCGGTCATTCTTGAACGCACGCCTTACGGAAAGAACCAGCCCAGCCGCGCCGAGCGCAACGCCATCAATGAAACGCCGCTGGCGCGCGCCGAAGTCGCTGCTTATTTTGTCGTCCAGGGTTACGCGGTGGTCTACCAGGACTGTCGTGGCCGTTATCAGTCTGGAGGCAGTTTCGTCAAATACACGAGCGACAGCGACGACGGGTACGACACCTGTGCGTGGATTCTCACGCAAGCATGGTGTAACGGCTGCATCGGTACCAAGGGCCTGTCTTATGCGGCTCATACGCAAGCGGCGCTGGGTAGCCTGGGTGCTCCAGGCGTGGTGGCGATGTTTCTCGACTCAGGTGGATTTTCAAATGCATTCCAGGGTGGTATCCGGCAAGGCGGTGCGTTCGAGTTGAAACAGGCTACCTGGGCTTGGCGTCAAGCACTGGAAAGCCGCGAGCTGCAGGAAGACCCCGAGCGCTTTGCAGCCCTGAGCAGCATCGACCTGGATGACTGGTTCACCCGTACCACCGAGTGGAAGCCAGGCAACTCGCCGCTGAGCAGTGTGCCGGAGTATGAAGCGTACATGTTCGAGCAATGGCGTCACGGGGAGTTTGATGATTACTGGATGCAACCGGGCTTGTACGCGGAAGGTTATTACCCGCAATTCTGCAATGCGGCGATGGTCCATATGTCGTCGTGGTTTGATCCCTATCCACGCACCGCGACCACCAACTATACCGGTCTGATCAAGGCAGGTAAGGGGCCGGTGCGCTTGATCCTGGGGCCGTGGACGCATGGTAACCGTTCCATCACTTATGCCGGCGACGTCGACTTCGGTGCGGCTGCTACGCTGGATGGCCAACTGGCACGAGACTATCTGTCGCTGCGTCTGCAATGGTTTGATCGCTGGCTAAAGAATGATGCAACGGTGCCGGATCCTTTGCCGCCGGTCAGCCTGTTTGTCATGGGTGGCGGCTCCGGGAAGAAGAACGCTGCAGGCCGTCTCGACCACGGTGGGCGCTGGCGCAGCGAACAGCAATGGCCGCTACCCGATGCGCAGGCGCAAGTCTGGTATCTGCGGCGCGAAGGCGCCTTGTCGACTACCGCACCGGGCCCGGTGAGTAAAGAGAGCGATGCTTTTCTCGCTTATCGCTACGACCCACTCAATCCGGTACCCACCATCGGTGGCGCGGTGACTTCCGGTGAGCCCCTGATGTTTGGCGGTGCCTTTGATCAATGCGAAGGTCCGGGCGTATTCGGCGCAACCCTTCCTTACTACCCACTGGCCATGCGTGCTGACGTGCTGGTGTTTCAGACGCCCGTGTTGACGCAGGATGTCGAGGTAACCGGTGACATCAGCGTCAAACTATGGATATCCTCGGATTGTCTGGATACCGATTTCACCTTCAAGCTGATTGATGTCTATCCACCCAGTGCCGATTATCCCAACGGCTACGCGATGAATCTGTCGCACGGCATTTTGCGGGCGCGCTATCGCAACTCGTGGGAAGCACCGGCTTTGATGATCCCCGGCGCAGTGTATGAAATCAATATCGACGGTTTTCCGACCAGCAATCTGTTTCAGAAGGGGCATCGCATTCGCCTGGATATCTCTAGTAGCAACTTCCCGCATTTCGACTGCAATCCGAATACCGGCGAACCGGAAGGGGCGGCGACGCACACGCGCGTGGCCACAAATCGCATCTATCTGGACGCGACGCGCCCCTCACAGATCGTGTTGCCGGTGATCCCGGCGCGCAAGCCGACGGCTTGA
- a CDS encoding ABC transporter permease: protein MFEMLIKRSLQSVLVIFIMSLLAFVGINLVGNPIYLLVAPNASPAEIAEASHALGLDLPVYAQYWRFLVNALHGDLGNSFVFNQPAISLIFERMPATLELAGAALVLSFLIGVPLGMWAGLRPGSKVHKLAMGFSILGVTIPSFWLGLILILVFAVNLGWFPSGGRGPTTSLLGIQISFLNLDGLRYLVLPAATLALHNIALVMRMTEAGTREVALQEYVKFARAKGVGAVRLMLRHVAPNVMIPIVTVMGLEFGQLIAFSLITETIFAWPGMGKLIVDSVLQLDRPVVVAYLMVVLVIFVLINFVVDILYLILDPRLRAKST from the coding sequence ATGTTTGAAATGCTTATAAAACGCAGCCTGCAAAGTGTGCTGGTGATTTTCATCATGTCCTTGCTGGCGTTTGTCGGCATCAACCTGGTCGGCAATCCCATTTATCTGCTGGTGGCGCCCAACGCCTCGCCAGCCGAAATTGCCGAAGCCTCGCATGCACTGGGCCTGGACCTGCCGGTCTATGCGCAGTACTGGCGCTTCCTGGTCAATGCTCTGCACGGTGACCTCGGCAACTCCTTTGTGTTTAATCAGCCAGCCATTTCGCTGATCTTCGAGCGCATGCCGGCTACGCTGGAACTGGCCGGCGCGGCGCTGGTGCTGTCGTTCCTGATCGGTGTGCCGCTGGGCATGTGGGCGGGCCTGCGGCCGGGTAGCAAGGTGCACAAGCTGGCCATGGGTTTCTCCATTCTGGGTGTGACGATTCCAAGTTTCTGGCTAGGCCTGATTCTAATTCTGGTGTTCGCGGTCAATCTGGGCTGGTTTCCGTCGGGCGGACGTGGCCCGACCACCAGTCTTCTGGGCATTCAGATCAGCTTTCTCAATCTGGATGGCTTGCGCTATCTGGTGCTGCCTGCCGCTACCCTGGCGTTGCACAATATTGCGCTGGTGATGCGTATGACCGAGGCCGGCACGCGTGAAGTGGCTTTACAGGAATACGTCAAGTTTGCCCGTGCCAAGGGGGTCGGTGCGGTGCGGCTTATGCTGCGTCACGTCGCGCCTAACGTGATGATTCCCATTGTGACGGTAATGGGGCTGGAGTTCGGACAACTGATTGCTTTTTCGCTGATCACCGAAACCATTTTTGCCTGGCCGGGCATGGGCAAGCTGATCGTTGACTCGGTGCTGCAGCTGGATCGCCCGGTGGTGGTGGCTTATCTGATGGTCGTACTGGTGATTTTTGTATTGATCAATTTTGTGGTCGACATCCTCTATCTCATCCTCGATCCGCGCTTGCGCGCGAAATCGACGTGA